Genomic window (Streptosporangium brasiliense):
GCCTCGTATGCCGCTCCGGCGCTCGGGCGGCTCATGACCTCAGCCCGCTTGGCGCCCCAGCTCTTGCGCTCGCCCATGCCGATCACTCCTCGTCTGCCGTGTGCGCATCGGCGATACACCACTGCATGGCCCGCCACGCCCGCTCATCTCGGCGAACTCACGCATCCGCTGTTTGTGGGACACCATCAACATGATGATCCGTCGACCTGGTGCGATCCAGTAAGTGATCCGTACCGCCTCCCGGTCGAGGTGGAAACGTAGCTCACGCGGCTTGCCACGGAGCTGACGAGGGACGAGGTAGGGCTCATCCAGCAGGACGCCATGTTCGGCCGGCAGGTCGACGTAGAACGCCGCCGTCTCCTGGTCCTACTGATCAAGCATGTCGGACCACTCATCGACCTCTGGCCCCAGTTTCGCCTCTCCCCAGTTCATAACGTGGACGTTATGGCGATGGCAGGTATCACGTCCCGAAAATGCTCGGCTCTCTCCGGCAGGAAGAATCGATGACGGACGAGGCCATCAAGCATGCGGGCACATGCGCGGGTGTGCCATGTCCCCATGCATGCTCCTCCCAGTCCTCCCAACAGGAAGAATCGATGACGGACGAGGCCATCAAGCATGCGGGCACATGCGCGGGTGTGCCATGTCCCCATGCATGCTCCTCCCAGTCCTCCCAAACGGCGTTGATCACGTGCCGGATCCGCCGGTCCGTCCTGGATGGTGGCCCGTGATCCGCGCCCGCACGAGGCCGCGCGGACGGATCTCAGGCGGTTGTACGAATAATTCACATGACGACCCACGTGAAGATCGACTATGGATACCTCATGCTGATTCATGTGCGCCTAGAGGACCTGTGCCGGGAGACCTGGGAAGACGTGGCCGACCTGACGGTGGCCGACGACCAGTCCGACCTCATCGCATCAAACCTGTACTCGATCGCCGAAAGCCGCTTTCTGCCGGGCTTCGTGACCCAGGCGGTGATGCACGGCGAGTGCGCCGTGGGCTTCGCGATGTATGGCCCTGATCCCGACGACGGCCAAGTGTGGCTGTACCGCTTGATGATCGACAAGTCTCACCAGGGCAAGGGCCTGGGCCGGGCCGCCCTCCGGCAGATCGTCGCGCATGTGCGGGACGGGCTCGGCGCGCCGGTACTGCGGCTGGGCGTACGCGCCGACAACGTCGTGGCCAAGGCTCTCTACACCTCTGCCGGATTCGCCCCCACCGGGCAGAGCTTCGGCGAGGAGGAGATCCTGGAACTCCGCCTGTCCGCCGACGACTGAGCCCGTGGGGACCTCCCGCCGTGACGGCTGAGGGCCTACGCCAGCGCTGTTGTCGCGAGGCTCTGGCCGAGGAGTTCCACGGACGGTGCCGCACAGCCCGCAGAGCGCTTGGCGCACCCCCCGAGCTACTCGACCAACGCT
Coding sequences:
- a CDS encoding GNAT family N-acetyltransferase — encoded protein: MKIDYGYLMLIHVRLEDLCRETWEDVADLTVADDQSDLIASNLYSIAESRFLPGFVTQAVMHGECAVGFAMYGPDPDDGQVWLYRLMIDKSHQGKGLGRAALRQIVAHVRDGLGAPVLRLGVRADNVVAKALYTSAGFAPTGQSFGEEEILELRLSADD